Proteins from a single region of Allofrancisella inopinata:
- a CDS encoding ribonuclease D produces MLIQSQDELNKATAKISQYPQIAVDTEFYWMRTYYPELCLIQIATEDDIFLIDTLENLDFSALKAIFENKNIQKIIHSAANDVPIIRNFLECNINHIFDTQLAAGFLGLQPQISLKNLLKEILDIEMEKESQFSDWRKRPLSDSQIIYAINDVKHLITLAQLLEKKLTDVGYHKLFLEDLSQIATMEFNSVENVHNRIGNIQKFNEQTQRNIILLAQWREKIAQEKNIPLRYIFDNKLLYLIAHISPTSLNDFEHIELKKFKPWIKKGIISTINSNKCVQNLITEKKSTSKLSNELTEQIIDFFNSQVIDFNFDSNIIASKKDIRSLVYNLKLDNQIINNKLLNGWRYKIVGKNLKEYILNNIK; encoded by the coding sequence ATGCTGATTCAATCTCAAGATGAACTTAACAAGGCCACTGCAAAGATATCACAATATCCTCAAATAGCTGTAGATACTGAGTTTTATTGGATGCGAACTTATTACCCTGAACTTTGCTTAATCCAGATAGCTACAGAAGATGATATTTTCTTAATAGATACATTAGAAAATTTAGATTTTTCAGCCTTAAAAGCCATTTTTGAAAATAAGAATATACAAAAAATTATTCATTCAGCAGCTAATGATGTCCCTATTATTAGAAATTTTTTGGAGTGTAATATCAATCATATCTTTGATACTCAGCTAGCAGCAGGTTTTTTGGGATTGCAACCTCAGATTTCTTTAAAAAACCTTCTTAAAGAAATATTAGATATAGAAATGGAAAAAGAATCTCAATTTTCTGATTGGCGAAAAAGACCTCTCTCTGACAGTCAAATAATTTACGCCATAAACGATGTTAAACACCTTATAACTCTAGCGCAACTCTTAGAAAAAAAACTCACTGATGTAGGTTACCATAAACTATTTTTAGAAGATTTATCTCAGATAGCGACTATGGAATTTAATTCAGTAGAAAATGTGCATAATAGAATAGGTAATATTCAAAAATTTAATGAACAAACTCAAAGAAATATTATCTTATTAGCTCAATGGCGTGAAAAGATCGCCCAAGAAAAAAACATTCCATTAAGATATATTTTTGATAATAAGTTGCTCTATCTAATAGCTCATATATCTCCTACATCTCTAAATGATTTTGAGCATATAGAATTAAAAAAGTTTAAACCTTGGATCAAAAAAGGTATAATTAGCACAATAAATTCAAATAAATGCGTTCAGAATCTAATAACTGAGAAAAAATCTACAAGTAAATTATCAAACGAGTTAACTGAACAAATTATAGACTTTTTTAACTCCCAAGTTATAGATTTTAACTTTGATAGTAATATTATTGCTTCAAAAAAAGACATTCGCTCGTTAGTCTACAACCTTAAATTAGACAATCAGATTATTAATAATAAATTACTTAATGGTTGGCGTTACAAAATAGTTGGTAAAAATTTAAAAGAGTATATACTTAACAATATTAAATAA
- a CDS encoding multidrug effflux MFS transporter, which produces MNYITRESKFFPIILALFAALPPLAVNTYAPAISLIAQDFGVPDSQVLTTFATYFVGFSFGMLFWGAISDKYGRKRVIIIGSLIYILSTILCSYSTSFSMLETLRFVQGLSDSVGGVIAFSIARDCYKGTKLTNMVASIVIIMLIAPIVAPIIGTIFTDLTGTWQSTFHFLTFYGVVILIAALLIEETLEPKNRQTSILKIAPSYFQHLTNPGFMLATIAGGSTFAALLIYISSSAIIYLEQYSTGSILYCIYYGICAIASILANLFIKKHSHKIKDIKYTYYSIIVLAISCMILTIFNYLNIDNAFVYTIVMFILCAAVAFICTILYSFSINQIDHNFGTANSISNFIKNMIAASGSFIVSYYHGRDLILTSTIVQLGFIGITILILFIIYKMNIDSKIND; this is translated from the coding sequence ATGAACTATATAACACGTGAGTCTAAATTTTTCCCTATAATCTTAGCGCTTTTTGCTGCATTGCCTCCATTAGCTGTCAATACTTATGCTCCTGCTATTTCATTGATAGCTCAAGATTTCGGTGTCCCAGATAGCCAAGTACTAACAACTTTTGCTACTTATTTTGTCGGATTTTCATTTGGGATGCTTTTTTGGGGGGCGATTTCAGATAAATATGGACGTAAAAGGGTTATAATTATAGGAAGTTTAATTTATATTTTAAGTACTATACTATGTTCTTATAGCACTAGTTTTAGCATGCTTGAAACTCTAAGGTTTGTGCAAGGATTATCTGACTCTGTTGGTGGGGTTATAGCTTTTTCTATAGCTAGAGACTGCTACAAAGGCACTAAACTAACAAATATGGTAGCTAGTATAGTTATTATTATGCTGATAGCTCCAATTGTAGCGCCTATCATTGGAACTATATTTACAGATCTTACAGGCACTTGGCAAAGTACTTTCCATTTTCTAACTTTTTATGGTGTAGTTATATTAATAGCAGCACTACTTATAGAAGAAACTCTAGAGCCCAAAAATAGGCAAACAAGTATTTTAAAAATCGCTCCTAGCTACTTCCAACATCTGACAAATCCAGGTTTTATGTTAGCCACTATTGCTGGAGGTTCTACATTTGCAGCTTTACTAATTTATATATCTTCATCTGCAATTATATATCTAGAACAGTATTCAACGGGTTCAATTTTATATTGTATATATTATGGAATATGTGCTATAGCCTCAATACTTGCTAACCTTTTTATCAAAAAACATTCTCATAAGATCAAAGACATTAAATACACTTATTATAGTATTATTGTACTAGCAATTAGCTGCATGATATTAACGATATTTAACTACTTAAACATAGATAATGCTTTTGTTTATACTATAGTAATGTTTATACTATGTGCTGCTGTAGCTTTTATTTGCACTATACTTTACTCTTTTTCTATAAATCAGATTGATCATAACTTTGGTACAGCTAATTCAATCTCAAACTTTATTAAAAATATGATAGCAGCATCAGGTAGTTTTATAGTCAGCTATTACCATGGTAGAGATTTAATATTAACCTCTACTATTGTACAATTAGGCTTCATTGGTATTACTATTTTAATATTGTTTATTATTTATAAAATGAATATAGACTCAAAAATCAATGATTGA
- the glyS gene encoding glycine--tRNA ligase subunit beta has translation MNNDNVTKDFLFELGTEELPPKALKSLAQSLLISVEDQLKQAGVEFAQTKWIASPRRLAFIINGLAESQNDLIVEKQGPLVSIAYKDNQPTQVGLGFAKSCGVEFEQLQKIDTPKGEKLFYKSIQKGQKTVVLLQEIITKALKQLPIPKMMRWGTSDAEFVRPVHWVLALYGDDIVDMEILGHKATNVTYGHRFHNPAGITITSVASYIDALENAMVIVDWDKRRQMIIEQAQNLAKQHGYKVVLDSDLVDEVCAIVEYPNAMLCGFNKDFLRVPQEALISSMQEHQKCFALLDNQNKLVANFITISNIKSTKPELVITGNQKVMNARLADAAFFYDTDLKRPLDSLLPRLENVTFHNKLGNMYQKAQRIAKTSKELAKLNDIDIQAAYRAGLLAKADLISDMVFEFTDLQGIIGKYYAKVHGEPDVIANAIEQQYWPKYSGAELPTTTVASCVALAEKLDTLVGIFGIGQKPTGNKDPFALRRSAIGILRILRDTDLHTSLDKVIELALTSYKEVNNLYLNSNTKEEVKSFCLDRLKNLYKEEGVSADIFESISSTGYQSIKDFDRRVKAVIEFGGSEKSQSLIASNKRVANILSKNSQDAISSYDIDLAKTVDNDYELNLANQIDKVASKIKELVSKREYSQALELLATLDETISKFFDNVMVMDENLQIRANRVALLSKLRLLFTSVADISRLQ, from the coding sequence ATGAATAATGATAATGTTACAAAAGATTTTTTATTTGAATTAGGTACAGAAGAGCTACCACCAAAAGCTTTAAAAAGTTTAGCTCAATCATTGCTAATAAGTGTTGAGGATCAGCTAAAACAAGCAGGGGTTGAATTTGCTCAAACTAAATGGATTGCATCACCGCGACGTTTAGCATTTATAATAAATGGTTTAGCAGAATCACAAAACGATCTAATAGTTGAAAAACAAGGACCTTTAGTAAGTATCGCATATAAAGACAATCAGCCAACACAAGTTGGTTTAGGGTTTGCAAAATCTTGTGGAGTTGAATTTGAGCAATTACAAAAAATAGATACTCCAAAAGGTGAAAAGCTTTTTTATAAAAGCATCCAAAAAGGACAGAAAACTGTAGTCTTACTTCAAGAGATTATAACAAAAGCCCTAAAGCAGTTGCCAATTCCAAAGATGATGCGGTGGGGCACTTCTGACGCTGAGTTTGTAAGACCTGTACATTGGGTTTTAGCTTTGTATGGTGATGATATCGTAGATATGGAGATTTTAGGTCATAAAGCTACTAATGTTACTTATGGTCATAGGTTTCATAATCCAGCTGGTATCACAATAACCTCAGTAGCTAGTTATATAGATGCCTTAGAGAATGCTATGGTTATAGTAGATTGGGATAAGCGTAGACAAATGATTATAGAACAAGCTCAAAATCTAGCAAAACAACATGGCTATAAAGTTGTCCTTGATAGTGATCTTGTTGATGAAGTCTGTGCTATAGTAGAATATCCAAATGCTATGCTATGTGGTTTTAATAAAGACTTTTTAAGGGTGCCACAAGAAGCATTAATTTCATCGATGCAAGAGCATCAAAAATGCTTTGCACTTTTAGATAATCAAAATAAATTAGTTGCTAACTTTATTACAATTTCAAATATTAAAAGCACTAAACCAGAGCTTGTAATTACTGGTAATCAAAAGGTTATGAATGCTAGACTTGCAGATGCAGCATTTTTTTATGATACAGATCTTAAGCGTCCTCTAGATAGTTTACTGCCTAGACTAGAAAATGTTACGTTTCACAATAAGCTTGGTAATATGTACCAAAAAGCGCAAAGAATAGCTAAAACTTCCAAAGAGCTTGCTAAGCTTAATGATATAGATATACAAGCGGCATATAGAGCTGGTTTGCTTGCTAAAGCAGATTTAATATCTGATATGGTTTTTGAGTTTACAGATTTGCAGGGTATTATTGGTAAATACTACGCTAAAGTGCATGGTGAACCTGATGTTATAGCTAATGCTATAGAACAACAATACTGGCCAAAATATTCTGGAGCTGAATTGCCAACAACTACGGTGGCAAGCTGTGTAGCTTTAGCAGAGAAGTTAGATACTTTAGTAGGTATCTTCGGTATTGGACAAAAACCAACTGGTAATAAAGATCCTTTTGCACTACGCAGATCTGCAATAGGTATACTACGCATTTTGCGAGACACAGATTTACATACGTCTTTAGATAAAGTTATAGAGCTTGCTTTAACCAGTTATAAAGAGGTGAATAATTTGTATTTAAATTCTAATACTAAAGAAGAAGTAAAATCTTTTTGTTTAGACAGGTTAAAAAATCTTTATAAAGAGGAGGGTGTATCGGCAGATATATTTGAGTCAATTAGTAGTACTGGTTATCAATCTATAAAAGACTTTGATAGACGTGTCAAAGCTGTTATAGAGTTTGGAGGTTCTGAAAAATCACAAAGCTTGATTGCTTCAAATAAACGAGTTGCTAACATATTAAGTAAAAACTCACAAGATGCTATTTCAAGTTACGATATTGATTTAGCTAAAACTGTAGATAATGATTATGAGCTAAATTTAGCTAACCAGATAGATAAGGTGGCTAGTAAAATAAAAGAGTTAGTATCTAAAAGAGAGTACTCACAAGCATTAGAATTATTAGCAACTCTGGATGAAACAATTAGTAAGTTTTTTGATAATGTAATGGTGATGGATGAAAATTTACAAATCAGAGCTAATAGAGTAGCTTTATTAAGTAAGCTACGTCTACTATTTACTAGCGTGGCAGATATTTCTAGATTACAGTAA
- a CDS encoding TatD family hydrolase, with protein MFIDTHCHLDFTIFDKNRQNLIFECDKLGVKRFINPATQSSSWDKLLTINKQFNNIHICFGLHPIFIDLHQDSDIFKLEEYTQNTKTKLIGEIGLDKRLQNFDKQIKFFKSQINIAKNLNKKVIIHSVRSHNEIIKIIKTTNFTSGGIIHAFNANTDIAKTYIDLGFKLGIGSIISHPHSKLKQTLKNIDSKNIVLETDSPDMQLYTEQQSTNTPKNIPKIFELVSNIYELNPDILKQQIYNTSLEFI; from the coding sequence ATGTTTATCGATACACATTGCCATTTGGATTTTACTATTTTTGATAAAAACCGCCAAAACTTGATTTTTGAGTGTGATAAACTTGGTGTTAAAAGGTTTATAAATCCAGCAACTCAAAGCTCCAGTTGGGACAAACTACTAACTATAAATAAGCAATTTAATAATATCCATATATGTTTTGGTTTACATCCTATTTTTATAGACTTACATCAAGATTCTGACATTTTTAAATTAGAAGAATATACTCAAAACACTAAAACTAAACTTATAGGTGAAATTGGTTTAGATAAACGTCTACAAAACTTTGATAAGCAGATTAAGTTTTTTAAAAGCCAAATCAATATTGCAAAAAACCTTAATAAAAAAGTTATTATTCACTCCGTTAGATCTCATAATGAAATTATAAAAATTATCAAAACTACCAACTTTACAAGTGGTGGTATAATTCATGCTTTTAATGCTAACACTGATATAGCTAAAACGTATATTGATCTTGGCTTTAAGCTAGGCATAGGTAGTATTATTTCACACCCACACTCAAAGCTAAAGCAAACCTTGAAAAATATAGACTCAAAAAATATTGTTTTAGAAACTGATTCTCCAGATATGCAACTTTATACAGAACAACAAAGTACTAATACGCCCAAAAACATACCTAAAATTTTTGAGCTTGTAAGCAATATTTATGAATTAAACCCTGATATACTAAAACAACAAATTTATAATACTAGTCTAGAGTTTATCTAA
- the recF gene encoding DNA replication/repair protein RecF (All proteins in this family for which functions are known are DNA-binding proteins that assist the filamentation of RecA onto DNA for the initiation of recombination or recombinational repair.) translates to MYISNLRLQNFRNIQSKSFDFNSSINFIIGKNGSGKTSILEAIYFLSHSRSFRSSQLNRIVNHDADEFIIFAKAYNSDEITMAISRKKNGSSISKLNLEIQKNYTEITRNLPIQLINPEAFNLINSGAQQRCKILDWGAFYLDKTFLKIWQQTKFLVKQRNSALKQNYPHTYIVGIDKKLNEFGNILDLKRQSYFTKLKPKIYEILTKFNPDLQLNIEYYRGWNSDKSLMEVLTESFDYDNKYKITNHGPHKADIVLTINNKPIQDIFSRGQQKLLICAIKLAQGEIHNLENENKCIYLIDDITSELDNNHTQMLFNYLKKLSSQVFITTTEESKILDFIEQDNHIIRIKE, encoded by the coding sequence ATGTATATATCTAATTTACGACTTCAAAACTTTAGAAATATACAATCTAAAAGTTTTGATTTTAACTCTAGTATTAACTTTATTATTGGCAAAAATGGCTCTGGAAAGACTTCTATACTTGAGGCTATATATTTTTTATCTCATAGTAGATCATTTCGTAGCTCTCAGCTTAACCGAATAGTCAACCATGATGCTGATGAGTTTATCATATTTGCAAAAGCTTATAATTCTGATGAAATAACAATGGCTATATCTCGTAAAAAAAATGGTAGTAGTATCTCTAAGCTTAATTTAGAAATACAAAAAAACTATACTGAAATTACTAGAAATCTGCCCATACAGTTAATCAATCCTGAAGCTTTTAATCTAATTAATTCTGGAGCTCAACAACGGTGCAAAATCCTTGATTGGGGAGCATTTTACCTTGATAAAACTTTTCTAAAAATATGGCAACAAACTAAATTTCTTGTAAAACAAAGAAATTCCGCTCTAAAGCAAAACTACCCTCATACTTACATAGTAGGTATAGATAAAAAACTTAATGAATTTGGCAATATCCTTGACTTAAAAAGGCAAAGTTACTTTACAAAACTAAAACCTAAAATCTACGAAATACTTACCAAATTTAACCCAGACTTGCAATTAAATATAGAATATTACCGTGGTTGGAATAGTGATAAAAGTCTAATGGAAGTTTTAACAGAATCTTTTGATTATGACAATAAATATAAGATCACTAATCATGGTCCACATAAGGCTGATATCGTCTTGACTATAAATAACAAACCTATACAAGATATATTTTCAAGAGGGCAGCAAAAATTGCTTATTTGCGCTATAAAATTAGCTCAAGGAGAAATCCATAACCTTGAAAATGAAAATAAATGTATCTATTTAATAGATGATATAACTTCTGAGCTAGATAATAACCATACTCAAATGTTATTTAACTATCTAAAGAAACTAAGCTCACAAGTTTTTATAACTACTACAGAAGAAAGTAAAATTTTAGATTTCATCGAACAAGATAATCATATTATAAGGATCAAAGAATAG
- a CDS encoding 5-formyltetrahydrofolate cyclo-ligase translates to MNKSQIRKQLLQIRNDLPNKDLLSEDIANKVINYINQNFTTPKIASFLSLKNEVNTKTINNYFEVYLPIIHPCIKHGLWFAKDTKSYYTNKYKINEPVYSITSVTAPWELDIIIIPLVGFNKQKYRMGMGGGYYDYSLHFKKNFKYPLIIGIAFDEQQNNGIIIDIHDIQLDIIITPTRIL, encoded by the coding sequence ATGAATAAATCACAAATACGTAAACAATTATTACAAATTCGTAATGATCTTCCAAATAAAGATCTATTATCTGAAGATATTGCTAATAAGGTTATTAACTACATAAACCAGAATTTTACAACTCCTAAAATTGCTAGTTTTCTCTCCTTAAAAAATGAAGTTAACACAAAAACTATAAATAACTATTTTGAAGTTTACCTACCAATAATACACCCTTGTATTAAGCATGGACTCTGGTTTGCAAAAGACACTAAGTCCTATTACACAAACAAATACAAAATCAACGAGCCGGTGTATTCAATAACTAGCGTTACAGCACCTTGGGAGCTTGATATAATAATAATCCCATTAGTAGGATTCAACAAACAAAAATACCGTATGGGTATGGGTGGTGGATACTATGACTATTCATTACACTTTAAAAAAAACTTTAAGTATCCATTAATTATAGGTATAGCCTTTGATGAACAACAAAATAATGGTATTATCATAGATATACATGATATACAACTTGATATAATTATTACTCCAACAAGGATTCTGTAA
- a CDS encoding BolA family protein: MDISTLVDQIKQRILSKLDPKANIKLTDETYKHIKHKGYTEGKYHLLLEIESNKLNSIPKLSSHKQVYIAIGDLMAYIHALSIKIKPEQVDV; this comes from the coding sequence ATGGACATTTCGACTTTAGTAGATCAAATAAAGCAACGTATATTATCTAAACTTGATCCTAAAGCAAATATTAAACTAACAGATGAGACTTATAAACATATTAAGCACAAAGGCTACACTGAAGGAAAATACCATCTACTGCTAGAAATAGAGTCCAATAAACTTAACTCTATACCTAAATTATCCTCACATAAACAAGTATATATAGCAATTGGTGATTTAATGGCATATATACATGCATTATCTATTAAAATTAAACCGGAGCAAGTCGATGTTTGA
- a CDS encoding VTT domain-containing protein, whose translation MFDFIIHFNSYINYFVDTLGMWFYVLLFIIIFCETGIVLGIFFPGDSLLFTIGLTAAATSINIHVAVFTICIAAIIGDSCNYITGKFIGEKMFRPHAPILKSVYLEKTKLFLEKNGTKAIIFSRFIAFVRTLTPFVAGISRMNYPKFVILGSLSAIIWSFSITYTVYFFSENKFIKENLSLIIILVIVAVIGQVILKYILNKIKTKRS comes from the coding sequence ATGTTTGATTTTATAATACATTTTAACTCTTATATAAACTATTTTGTTGACACTCTAGGAATGTGGTTTTACGTTTTACTTTTTATAATTATATTCTGTGAGACTGGAATCGTGTTAGGAATATTTTTCCCCGGAGACTCTTTACTTTTTACAATTGGCTTAACAGCAGCTGCTACTAGTATTAATATACATGTAGCTGTTTTTACAATATGCATAGCTGCTATAATAGGGGATTCTTGCAACTATATTACAGGTAAGTTTATAGGTGAAAAGATGTTCCGCCCTCATGCGCCTATACTTAAATCTGTATATTTAGAAAAGACCAAATTATTTTTAGAAAAAAATGGAACTAAAGCAATTATATTTTCACGCTTTATTGCTTTTGTAAGAACATTAACACCTTTTGTAGCAGGGATTAGTAGGATGAACTATCCTAAGTTTGTTATTTTAGGCTCGCTTTCAGCTATTATTTGGTCTTTTTCTATTACTTATACTGTTTATTTTTTCAGTGAAAATAAATTTATAAAAGAAAATTTAAGCTTGATAATTATTCTGGTGATAGTCGCAGTCATAGGACAAGTGATATTAAAGTACATCCTTAATAAAATAAAAACAAAAAGATCTTAA
- a CDS encoding VTT domain-containing protein, translated as MDTITALLHIILHLDEFVSTYINILGDWTYLLLFIVIFCETGLVVTPFLPGDSLLFAIGLTGAVTTLNVHLVAPILVLAAICGDSCNYFLGRFIGKRIFKDDAKILKTAHLIKAQNFFNKYGGRAIIIARFTPLIRTLLPFTAGMSRMSYIKFVVLGAVGAFIWVYSIIYIAFWFSNNAFVRKYFGLFIILIVVVSLIPPTISFIKAYRTKFSTNNNSSL; from the coding sequence ATGGACACTATAACAGCACTGTTGCATATTATCTTACACTTAGATGAGTTTGTAAGTACTTATATTAATATATTGGGCGACTGGACCTATCTATTACTCTTTATAGTCATATTTTGTGAAACAGGATTAGTAGTTACACCATTTTTACCTGGTGATTCACTACTTTTTGCAATTGGCTTAACAGGTGCTGTCACTACACTAAATGTTCACCTAGTTGCCCCTATTTTAGTTTTAGCTGCTATTTGTGGAGACTCTTGTAACTACTTTTTGGGTAGATTTATTGGTAAAAGGATTTTTAAGGATGACGCTAAAATACTTAAAACAGCTCACCTTATTAAAGCCCAAAACTTCTTTAATAAATATGGAGGTAGAGCGATAATTATTGCTAGATTTACACCATTAATTAGAACCTTGCTACCTTTCACTGCTGGTATGAGTAGGATGAGTTACATCAAATTTGTAGTATTAGGCGCAGTGGGAGCTTTTATTTGGGTATATTCTATCATCTATATAGCGTTCTGGTTTAGCAATAATGCTTTTGTAAGAAAATACTTTGGCTTATTTATAATTTTGATAGTCGTTGTCTCTTTAATACCACCAACCATATCTTTCATTAAAGCTTATAGAACTAAATTTTCAACAAATAACAACTCATCTCTTTAA
- the recO gene encoding DNA repair protein RecO, with product MKDRFYEFYILHQRKYKENSLLVSIFTSEFGKLTGIIRTSKKQQNLYQPLVKLCGQISLAKRDSGLNKIYNIEFIESFYKKSYINLLALQYINELIFLLLSYSHEDDRLFKKYDFVMSNMSEDNYKYLLRFFELELLESLGQGVYVEHDLDGYNIEPAKNYNILFAGFREAAVAGASSVKGLSLMKIREPLYKWTEQDLKVIARVTRLKLDNILVGKQLQSRKLLLDYLSLKR from the coding sequence ATGAAAGATAGATTCTATGAGTTTTATATCTTGCATCAGCGTAAATACAAGGAAAATTCTCTATTAGTTTCTATATTTACGAGTGAGTTTGGTAAGCTCACTGGAATTATTAGAACTAGTAAAAAACAGCAAAATTTGTATCAACCATTAGTTAAACTTTGTGGACAGATAAGCCTAGCTAAGCGAGACTCAGGATTAAATAAGATTTATAATATAGAGTTTATAGAGTCTTTTTATAAAAAATCATACATTAATCTTTTAGCTTTACAGTATATAAATGAACTCATTTTTTTGCTTTTAAGCTACTCTCATGAGGATGATAGACTTTTTAAAAAATATGATTTTGTTATGAGTAATATGAGTGAGGATAATTATAAGTATTTGTTGAGATTTTTTGAGTTAGAACTTTTAGAGAGTTTAGGGCAAGGTGTGTATGTTGAGCATGACCTTGATGGTTACAATATAGAGCCAGCTAAAAATTACAATATTTTATTTGCTGGATTTAGAGAGGCTGCGGTAGCTGGTGCTAGCTCGGTTAAAGGATTAAGCCTCATGAAGATAAGGGAACCACTCTATAAATGGACAGAACAAGATTTAAAGGTTATAGCTAGAGTTACAAGATTAAAGTTAGACAATATTTTGGTAGGTAAGCAGCTTCAAAGTAGGAAACTTTTATTAGATTATTTAAGTTTAAAGAGATGA
- a CDS encoding cysteine desulfurase family protein — protein sequence MSFIYLDYAATTPLSETVKNKLINYINNDNNYFFNSGSSTYEDAEKIKDQIETAREDIAKTLGVLNREIMFTSGATESNNLAIKGIAQAYSDKGKHIIASKAEHKAVLDVCRYLETQGYDVTYLDVNSKGKVSILDLEKAITKRTILVSLMAVNNELGTMNDLVKIGEITKRNKVFFHVDAAQGYGKVNLDIKAMNIDLLSVSGHKIYAPKGIGFLYVRSKAPRVKLVKQIHGGVQEFGMRAGTLPNYQIFALAEACKDIFSNKDVNYKRINKLRDIFLEQLKIIKNIKINTDLQHSYPGILNVTIKGVKAETLLAMLDGVCLSMGSACNSQAIEPSHVLRTIGLSADDADSTIRVSFGLPTTQEEVIKAAELIKEKVNILRVVSPFGDTDTI from the coding sequence ATGAGCTTTATCTATCTGGATTATGCTGCTACTACACCACTAAGTGAAACGGTTAAAAATAAACTTATAAACTATATAAATAACGATAATAATTATTTTTTTAACTCAGGGTCATCTACTTATGAAGACGCTGAAAAAATAAAAGATCAAATTGAAACAGCAAGGGAGGATATTGCTAAAACTTTAGGGGTTTTAAATAGAGAAATAATGTTTACCTCAGGAGCTACTGAATCTAATAATTTAGCTATAAAAGGCATCGCTCAAGCTTATAGTGATAAAGGGAAACATATAATTGCATCAAAAGCTGAGCATAAGGCTGTCTTAGATGTTTGTAGATATCTAGAAACACAAGGGTATGATGTGACTTATCTAGATGTGAATAGTAAAGGTAAAGTGAGTATTTTAGATCTTGAAAAGGCTATTACTAAACGAACTATATTAGTGAGTTTAATGGCTGTAAATAATGAGCTAGGCACTATGAATGATCTAGTTAAGATAGGCGAGATTACTAAACGTAATAAAGTTTTTTTTCATGTTGATGCAGCTCAAGGCTATGGTAAGGTGAACTTAGATATTAAAGCTATGAATATTGACTTGTTATCAGTATCTGGACATAAGATATATGCACCTAAAGGAATAGGCTTTTTATATGTCAGATCGAAGGCTCCTAGGGTTAAGTTAGTAAAACAAATCCATGGCGGTGTGCAGGAATTTGGAATGCGAGCTGGAACATTACCTAATTATCAGATTTTTGCGTTAGCTGAAGCTTGCAAAGATATATTTAGTAATAAAGATGTAAATTATAAGCGTATTAATAAGTTACGCGATATATTTTTAGAGCAACTCAAAATAATCAAGAACATAAAGATTAATACAGACTTACAACATAGTTATCCAGGTATTTTAAATGTAACTATTAAAGGTGTAAAAGCAGAAACTTTACTAGCTATGCTTGATGGAGTTTGTTTATCAATGGGGTCAGCTTGTAACTCTCAAGCAATAGAACCATCTCATGTCTTAAGGACAATAGGTTTAAGTGCAGACGATGCTGATAGTACAATTCGGGTCTCTTTTGGATTACCAACAACTCAAGAGGAAGTAATCAAAGCAGCAGAGCTCATTAAAGAAAAGGTGAATATTTTAAGAGTAGTATCACCTTTTGGTGATACAGATACTATTTAA